One part of the Salinivirga cyanobacteriivorans genome encodes these proteins:
- a CDS encoding RNA polymerase sigma factor produces MNYNLQEIYTDYAPVLFKICLRYSSSYAEAEDLLHDSFIRIFERLPQYKGKGSFEGWLKRIVVSVAINKLRTNRFTPDYHETFDDINEQEIEVDYENLSEERKLMLDAELSHEDVFKCLQELPVKARAVFNLYVFEKKKHKEIAEELEISSSTSKTQLKRARVLLHKQLMRYAEMKRKNIKKLSIFAFLLPGTRYSYVDKYVKGNIDKANVTPPPMDMTAIAGKSAAGVNTISTSVNIINSALSHIKAHLITYTSAFVLGTSAITFMLLPEAEVASKKQIETINLRMHPVLNPIDLDSFIQVPVDQFEKRPVKVNTPIPTKESVDTVTIYEHVRVVDSLK; encoded by the coding sequence GTGAATTACAATTTGCAAGAAATTTATACTGATTACGCGCCTGTGCTTTTTAAGATTTGTTTGCGCTATAGCAGTTCATATGCCGAAGCAGAAGACTTGTTACACGATAGTTTTATTCGGATATTTGAACGGCTTCCGCAATATAAAGGTAAAGGCTCTTTTGAAGGATGGTTAAAAAGAATTGTGGTGAGTGTGGCTATAAATAAATTGCGCACCAACAGGTTCACACCTGATTACCACGAGACTTTTGATGATATAAATGAGCAGGAGATTGAAGTAGACTACGAGAATTTGTCCGAAGAACGCAAGTTAATGCTCGATGCAGAATTGTCGCATGAAGATGTGTTTAAATGTTTGCAGGAATTGCCCGTTAAAGCACGAGCAGTATTTAATCTTTATGTTTTTGAAAAGAAAAAACACAAAGAAATTGCCGAAGAGCTCGAGATTTCTTCAAGTACCTCAAAAACCCAGCTTAAAAGAGCCAGGGTATTATTACATAAACAGCTAATGAGATACGCTGAAATGAAAAGAAAAAACATAAAGAAACTATCTATATTTGCCTTCTTATTACCGGGAACGCGTTATTCGTATGTGGATAAATATGTGAAAGGAAATATTGATAAGGCTAATGTAACGCCACCTCCGATGGATATGACTGCAATTGCCGGAAAATCTGCTGCCGGAGTAAATACAATATCAACTTCAGTAAATATTATTAATAGTGCACTCAGCCATATAAAAGCCCACCTCATAACCTATACAAGTGCTTTTGTTTTGGGTACTTCAGCCATCACTTTTATGCTACTTCCGGAGGCAGAAGTTGCCAGCAAGAAGCAAATCGAAACAATTAACCTACGCATGCATCCGGTGTTAAATCCAATTGACCTGGATAGTTTCATACAAGTTCCTGTTGATCAGTTTGAAAAACGTCCCGTAAAGGTTAACACCCCAATACCAACAAAAGAATCTGTTGATACTGTAACTATTTATGAACATGTAAGGGTTGTTGACTCTCTGAAATAG
- the pgeF gene encoding peptidoglycan editing factor PgeF, translated as MRKKTIHDISVYEFPGMETTTLLTKKPFDMHKVNGEGNRNKIAACLDIPSEHLVFPDQQHTSNVGLVTSGNPDHSFSNTDALITNETNLALGVVTADCVPILLFDRAKKAIGAVHAGWRGTNARIVAKTIRAMQVNFGTKPYELSVGIGPSISPEVYEVGADVFDAFFEAGHNVDLFFKPKINGKYLLNLWKANYMQLIYMGVADISIEQAKMCTFMLHDDFYSARREGIKTGRNAAIIKNQK; from the coding sequence ATGAGAAAAAAAACTATTCATGATATATCAGTTTATGAGTTTCCTGGTATGGAGACTACCACATTACTTACAAAAAAACCTTTTGATATGCATAAGGTAAATGGTGAGGGCAACCGCAATAAAATCGCCGCTTGTTTAGATATTCCTTCTGAACATCTGGTTTTTCCTGACCAACAACATACTTCCAATGTTGGACTTGTCACAAGTGGCAATCCCGATCATTCATTTAGCAATACAGATGCACTTATTACAAACGAAACAAATTTAGCTCTGGGTGTTGTGACTGCGGATTGTGTCCCCATTTTGTTGTTTGACAGGGCGAAAAAAGCAATTGGTGCTGTGCATGCAGGGTGGCGCGGCACAAATGCACGGATTGTAGCAAAAACCATACGGGCCATGCAGGTGAATTTTGGAACCAAGCCATATGAATTGTCCGTGGGGATTGGTCCGTCAATTTCACCAGAAGTTTATGAAGTAGGTGCTGATGTGTTTGATGCATTTTTTGAAGCAGGACATAATGTTGATTTGTTCTTCAAACCAAAAATTAACGGTAAATATTTGCTCAATCTGTGGAAAGCCAATTATATGCAGTTAATTTATATGGGTGTGGCCGATATTTCAATAGAACAAGCAAAAATGTGTACCTTTATGCTCCATGATGATTTTTATTCTGCCAGGAGAGAGGGTATTAAAACAGGGAGAAATGCGGCAATTATAAAAAACCAGAAATAA
- a CDS encoding MBL fold metallo-hydrolase: MQVTFLGTGTSQGIPVIGCNCEICSSGDPRDKRLRTALMLEKGKDRLVIDTGPDFRQQMLANNVKSLSGVLLTHEHNDHIAGLDDLRSFNFMSKKAVDIWAENRVINVLKRQYPYVFADKKYPGTPELVLHEINQGKIRIGAFEVEPIRLYHYKLPVLGFRIDDVAFLTDVSEIPPESIQKLTGLKLLIIDALRIREHISHFNLKQALDVANKLKPEQTRFIHISHHLGLHATVNSKLPAHIGPAYDGLSMSI; the protein is encoded by the coding sequence TTGCAAGTAACATTTTTAGGAACCGGCACATCACAGGGGATACCCGTAATTGGCTGCAATTGCGAAATTTGTAGCTCGGGTGACCCGCGTGACAAACGCTTAAGAACAGCATTGATGCTCGAGAAAGGAAAAGATCGGCTTGTGATTGATACCGGACCCGACTTTAGGCAGCAAATGTTGGCAAACAATGTTAAAAGCTTATCCGGGGTTTTACTCACCCATGAACACAATGACCATATTGCCGGATTAGACGATTTGCGATCTTTTAACTTCATGTCGAAAAAAGCGGTTGATATCTGGGCCGAAAACCGCGTGATTAATGTACTTAAAAGGCAATATCCATATGTATTTGCCGATAAAAAATACCCCGGAACACCGGAGCTCGTTTTACATGAAATAAATCAGGGTAAAATACGAATAGGTGCATTTGAGGTAGAGCCTATCCGTCTGTATCACTATAAGTTGCCGGTGTTGGGCTTTCGTATAGATGACGTAGCTTTTTTAACAGATGTAAGTGAAATTCCTCCTGAAAGTATTCAGAAATTAACCGGTCTTAAGTTACTTATTATTGATGCTCTAAGAATCAGAGAACACATCTCTCATTTTAATTTGAAGCAGGCCTTAGATGTCGCAAATAAATTAAAGCCTGAACAAACCCGATTTATACATATCAGCCATCATTTAGGTCTGCATGCTACTGTTAATTCGAAACTTCCAGCTCATATCGGACCCGCATATGATGGTCTTTCTATGAGTATTTAA
- a CDS encoding bile acid:sodium symporter family protein, whose product MMYLVQKIIRNRNTILVMAVVAGMLFGNLAEPLEPYTIWVLALVMLVSTTGISFKSLVPFSNTLKIFGAGILFNYVVFSAMAILLAWLLFPVGPYFMGFVVIAFSPPGIAVIPFSQILHGNSNYTILATLGSYIAAVLILPWVFDLFPTESSLQRTDILIFLTKIIVVPLILSRLLLIKPIKPYVEKSRGRITDWGFAFIIFVAVGLNRHVFYEFSDVLFKSILLLFALTFVLGYIYDKLNRKFHWVDAKTEVSQNLLLTIKSSGFTATTSLALFGKEAAIPSAVMAIMVLVYLIYLSLK is encoded by the coding sequence ATGATGTATTTGGTGCAAAAAATAATCAGGAATCGGAATACAATTCTCGTTATGGCCGTGGTTGCAGGAATGCTATTTGGAAATTTAGCCGAACCATTAGAGCCTTATACAATTTGGGTGCTTGCATTGGTAATGCTGGTGTCAACCACCGGAATTTCTTTTAAATCATTAGTGCCTTTCAGTAATACACTTAAGATTTTTGGTGCAGGAATTTTATTTAATTATGTGGTGTTTTCTGCCATGGCTATTTTACTGGCCTGGTTGCTTTTCCCGGTCGGACCTTATTTTATGGGGTTTGTAGTTATAGCTTTTTCTCCACCGGGGATTGCAGTTATTCCTTTTTCACAAATTTTACATGGTAACAGTAATTATACTATTTTGGCTACACTTGGATCATACATCGCAGCAGTGCTTATTTTGCCCTGGGTGTTCGATCTTTTTCCAACTGAAAGTTCGTTACAGCGCACTGATATTCTGATTTTCCTGACCAAAATTATAGTTGTGCCACTTATTTTGTCTCGATTACTTCTTATAAAACCAATTAAACCTTATGTGGAAAAAAGTAGGGGGCGGATTACTGACTGGGGGTTTGCTTTTATAATTTTTGTGGCAGTCGGTTTAAACCGCCATGTGTTTTATGAATTTTCCGATGTATTATTTAAAAGTATTTTGTTGCTTTTCGCACTTACATTCGTGTTGGGTTATATTTATGATAAGTTAAACAGAAAATTTCATTGGGTAGATGCCAAAACAGAGGTAAGCCAAAATTTGTTGCTTACTATAAAAAGTAGTGGTTTTACAGCCACTACTTCTCTTGCTTTATTTGGGAAAGAGGCAGCAATACCATCCGCTGTGATGGCAATAATGGTTTTGGTGTATCTTATATATTTGAGTTTAAAATAG
- a CDS encoding SAM-dependent methyltransferase encodes MTGTLYLLPMLLGESHPDISIPGEVQNITTSLSHFYAENIKTTRRYLRKLDKSFDIDGSHFYVLNKKTKDEDLSEMMKPLLQGFDGGIISEAGLPGIGDPGSKLVRLAHKKNIKVKPLTGPSSFVLALVASGLNGQSFAFNGYLPVKGQELAKKIQEIEKRSAQLKQTQIFMETPYRNNQLLEQLLKTCHPQTQLCIAVNITTDQENILTQSINQWKSSNPDLHKKPAVFAILKA; translated from the coding sequence ATGACCGGAACCCTCTATTTGCTACCAATGCTCCTGGGAGAAAGCCACCCAGACATCTCTATTCCGGGTGAGGTTCAAAACATTACAACCTCTCTTAGCCATTTTTATGCGGAAAACATCAAAACTACACGCCGCTACCTCAGAAAGCTGGACAAATCTTTTGACATTGATGGCAGTCATTTCTATGTGTTAAATAAAAAGACCAAAGACGAGGACTTATCAGAAATGATGAAACCGCTGCTGCAGGGATTTGACGGAGGTATAATATCGGAGGCCGGTTTACCTGGCATAGGGGATCCGGGTAGCAAGCTGGTTAGGCTGGCACACAAAAAAAACATAAAAGTCAAACCATTAACCGGCCCTTCATCATTCGTCCTGGCCCTTGTAGCATCAGGATTAAACGGGCAATCGTTTGCATTCAACGGTTATTTACCGGTTAAAGGTCAGGAATTGGCAAAAAAAATTCAGGAAATTGAAAAGCGGTCAGCACAACTCAAGCAAACTCAAATTTTTATGGAAACACCATACCGCAACAACCAGTTACTGGAGCAACTTTTAAAAACTTGCCATCCACAAACACAACTATGTATTGCTGTCAATATTACAACCGATCAGGAAAATATATTAACACAAAGTATCAATCAATGGAAAAGTAGCAACCCGGACTTACATAAAAAGCCTGCGGTTTTTGCTATTCTAAAAGCATAA
- the add gene encoding adenosine deaminase has product MTKLNYEFLKSLPKAELHCHLDGSVRPKTMWEMAQKHKVKLPVDSEEKLADFLAVGDKCESLEEYLRPFDVTTSVLQWEDSLYRATYELAEDAAEENVRYLEIRFSPVLHIKKGLKLTEVLDAVIKGKKQAEKDLNITIGIIICGLRHFDPEVTLKLAELTVAYKNRGVVGFDLAGAERDFPAKDHKEAFYLIINNNINTTVHAGEAYGPESIHQAIHYNRANRLGHGTRLFEDGDLLNYVNDHRIPLEMCLTSNVQTKSVVSFEKHPIKFYFDMGIRVTLNTDNRLISNTTLTREYELAVNEFGFTKEELKYLIINSFKSAFLPLKEKVELLRNATKELEKKGLQIRKDYV; this is encoded by the coding sequence ATGACAAAATTAAATTATGAATTTTTAAAAAGCCTCCCGAAAGCCGAGTTGCATTGCCACCTGGATGGCTCAGTACGCCCGAAAACGATGTGGGAAATGGCTCAAAAACACAAAGTAAAACTTCCTGTCGACTCTGAAGAAAAGCTAGCAGATTTCTTGGCTGTAGGCGACAAATGCGAAAGTTTGGAGGAGTACCTCAGACCATTTGACGTAACAACATCTGTATTGCAATGGGAAGATTCACTATACCGCGCAACTTATGAACTGGCAGAAGATGCAGCAGAAGAAAATGTACGATACCTTGAAATTCGCTTTAGCCCGGTATTACATATTAAAAAAGGGCTAAAGCTCACCGAAGTGCTTGATGCTGTAATTAAAGGTAAAAAACAAGCAGAGAAAGACCTCAACATTACCATAGGTATTATCATATGTGGGCTGCGTCATTTCGACCCGGAAGTTACACTTAAGCTGGCCGAACTAACGGTTGCCTATAAAAACCGCGGAGTAGTTGGTTTTGACCTTGCTGGTGCAGAGCGGGACTTTCCGGCCAAAGACCACAAAGAAGCCTTCTACCTGATTATCAACAACAATATTAACACAACGGTCCACGCAGGTGAAGCATACGGGCCCGAATCAATACACCAGGCCATACATTACAACCGTGCTAACAGGCTTGGCCATGGGACAAGGCTTTTCGAAGACGGAGATTTACTTAATTATGTAAATGACCACAGAATACCACTTGAAATGTGTCTTACATCAAATGTGCAAACCAAATCAGTTGTCTCTTTTGAGAAGCACCCGATAAAATTCTATTTCGACATGGGTATTCGCGTAACCCTAAATACAGACAACCGTTTGATTAGCAACACAACCCTAACTCGTGAATATGAGCTGGCTGTTAATGAATTTGGCTTTACAAAAGAAGAATTAAAATATTTAATTATTAACTCATTTAAATCTGCTTTTTTACCACTTAAAGAGAAAGTAGAATTACTACGAAATGCTACGAAAGAACTGGAAAAGAAAGGCCTGCAAATCAGGAAAGATTACGTATAG
- a CDS encoding 4a-hydroxytetrahydrobiopterin dehydratase: protein MWQEQNNQLVKDFTFKGFSQAADFIGQIAREADKMEHHPDVLLHGYNKLHVTLMTHDVGKITDKDHKLAGIIDELYEKV, encoded by the coding sequence ATGTGGCAAGAACAAAACAATCAACTCGTTAAAGATTTTACATTTAAAGGATTTTCTCAGGCAGCCGATTTTATTGGTCAAATTGCCCGTGAAGCAGACAAGATGGAGCATCACCCGGATGTGTTGTTACATGGTTACAACAAATTACATGTTACCTTGATGACGCATGATGTGGGCAAAATAACAGATAAAGATCATAAGCTGGCGGGTATAATCGACGAGCTTTACGAGAAAGTTTAA
- a CDS encoding glycosyltransferase family 4 protein has translation MAQGEDQKVICFFNSCKAWGGGEKWHFEMAQRLLAEGMQVIMCAAPDTRLAQRARAAGIPLYEFRIGNLSFLNPFLKARLSRFFKRMDVTHIVLNLPADLKAAGIAARSAGVPDIVYRRGSAIPISNTWLNRFLFKKVVDRVLANSEETRRTILQKNGNFIDPERIKVIYNGIELDRFDAEETEHFEREGHAVILGNLGRLEAQKNQLFLLDVAEILRERGYNFSLKIGGDGRLREMLEREINNRSLQEYVHLTGFVDDVKSFMNHIDIFLLSSLWEGFGYVLVEAQACKKPIVAFDISSNPEVVSHKKNGLLVPVNDKEAFADAVMQLIDDEKARELMGRNGRQRTQRMFDIKQTTKNLIEFFQPGF, from the coding sequence GTGGCACAAGGAGAAGACCAAAAAGTAATTTGTTTTTTTAATTCATGTAAAGCCTGGGGAGGCGGTGAAAAATGGCATTTTGAGATGGCTCAGCGTTTGCTGGCCGAAGGCATGCAGGTAATTATGTGTGCTGCACCAGACACTCGCCTTGCTCAGCGAGCCAGGGCAGCTGGCATTCCATTATATGAATTTAGAATAGGAAATTTAAGTTTTTTAAATCCATTTTTGAAAGCAAGGCTTAGCAGGTTTTTCAAAAGAATGGACGTAACGCATATTGTGCTCAATTTACCAGCCGACCTCAAAGCAGCAGGCATTGCTGCCCGCTCTGCAGGGGTGCCCGATATTGTATATCGTCGCGGAAGTGCAATTCCTATAAGCAATACCTGGCTTAACCGTTTTTTATTTAAGAAGGTTGTGGACAGGGTGTTGGCTAACTCTGAAGAGACCCGCAGAACTATCTTGCAAAAAAATGGCAATTTCATTGATCCTGAACGGATAAAAGTAATTTATAACGGTATTGAATTAGACCGGTTCGATGCTGAAGAAACCGAACATTTTGAGCGCGAGGGCCACGCTGTAATTCTTGGCAATCTGGGCAGGTTAGAAGCGCAAAAGAACCAGCTTTTTTTATTGGATGTTGCTGAAATATTGCGTGAGCGTGGATATAATTTTAGCTTAAAGATCGGTGGAGATGGACGCTTGAGAGAAATGTTAGAGCGTGAGATTAATAACCGTAGCCTGCAGGAATATGTTCATTTAACAGGATTTGTTGATGATGTAAAATCATTTATGAATCATATTGATATATTTTTATTGTCGTCTTTATGGGAAGGGTTTGGTTATGTGCTTGTAGAGGCTCAGGCATGTAAAAAGCCAATCGTGGCTTTTGATATAAGTAGCAATCCGGAGGTGGTGTCGCACAAAAAGAATGGATTGCTTGTTCCTGTCAATGATAAAGAAGCCTTTGCTGATGCTGTTATGCAACTTATAGATGATGAGAAGGCCCGCGAATTAATGGGGAGGAATGGAAGGCAACGTACGCAGCGCATGTTCGACATCAAGCAAACAACAAAAAACCTGATTGAATTTTTCCAACCAGGTTTTTAA
- a CDS encoding glycosyltransferase family 2 protein → MTPVSVVVITFNEEKNIGRCLESVKGIADDIVVLDSFSKDNTKSICDAHGARFFEHHFDGHIEQKNRAISYAKYPHVLSLDADEALNEKLRKEIKAIKENFEADGYYFNRLTNYCGKWIRHCGWYPDRKLRLWDSRKGKWTGENPHDRYEMVKNADIRYLKGDLLHYSFYTIEQHMYTINKFSSIAANMRFKRGQRFSYFRLWISPLWKFFKSYILKGGFRDGFYGYVICKNSAHSTFLKQVKLYQLWHKEKTKK, encoded by the coding sequence ATGACACCTGTTTCAGTTGTAGTTATTACATTCAATGAGGAAAAAAACATAGGGCGCTGCCTTGAATCTGTAAAAGGAATTGCTGATGATATAGTGGTACTTGATAGTTTTTCTAAAGACAATACAAAAAGTATTTGCGATGCTCATGGAGCACGCTTTTTCGAGCACCATTTCGATGGACATATCGAACAAAAAAACCGTGCTATTTCTTATGCAAAATATCCGCATGTGCTCTCTTTAGATGCTGACGAAGCCCTGAATGAGAAGCTTAGAAAAGAAATCAAAGCAATAAAGGAAAATTTCGAGGCAGATGGCTACTATTTTAACCGCTTAACCAATTATTGTGGTAAATGGATACGGCATTGCGGATGGTATCCGGACCGTAAATTACGTTTGTGGGATAGTCGTAAAGGTAAATGGACAGGAGAGAACCCTCACGACAGATATGAGATGGTAAAAAACGCTGATATTCGTTATTTGAAAGGTGATTTATTACACTATTCGTTTTATACCATTGAACAACACATGTATACGATAAATAAATTCTCTTCAATTGCCGCTAATATGCGTTTTAAAAGAGGGCAGCGTTTTTCTTATTTTAGGTTGTGGATAAGCCCGTTGTGGAAGTTTTTTAAATCTTATATATTAAAAGGTGGCTTCAGAGATGGTTTTTATGGTTATGTTATTTGTAAAAACTCTGCTCATTCCACATTTTTAAAGCAGGTAAAATTATATCAGTTGTGGCACAAGGAGAAGACCAAAAAGTAA
- a CDS encoding ABC-F family ATP-binding cassette domain-containing protein gives MIALNDITIRFDGEALFEKISFKVNPKNRIGLAGRNGAGKSTILKVIAGLQDYDEGQLAISKDTSIGYLPQHMQIADTQTVMEETLTAFEHINELENEIAHLNKAIAERYDYESDEYMELITRVTDKNERYQMMDGDKRIGFAEQTLAGLGFESKDLKRPTSEFSGGWRMRIELAKILLQQPDVLLLDEPTNHLDIESISWLEDLLKNYRGAVIMVSHDRFFLDAITNRTIEISLGQIYDYPVPYTEYTKLMKERREQQKAAYENQQKKIKETEEFIEKFRYKATKAVQVQSRVKMLEKMERIEIDDMDSTVMNLRFPPAPRAGDIVIDADDVGKHFGDHEVFSNANFTIERGEKISFVGKNGEGKTTLVRIIMKEIEHEGKLKTGHNVKIGYYAQNQPEQMNPNKTVFETIDDLATGDMRTKTRDILGSFLFGGEDIDKKVSVLSGGERARLAIACMLLNPINLLVMDEPTHHLDMYSKDVLKKALKNFDGTLIIISHDRYFLEGLTQKTYEFREKRVIEHLGGIEEFIRKRKLERLNELNTTSGIKSKSDKASSDNANASNKDLYAARKTLDKDIRKAEKKATEMEQAITDYEKAIEAVNEKMADPEKAEYEKDSNELKTLEQKLSEAMENWEAALQNVEMLKEKREALK, from the coding sequence ATGATAGCACTTAACGACATAACAATAAGATTTGACGGTGAAGCGTTGTTTGAAAAGATTTCATTCAAGGTAAATCCGAAAAACCGCATAGGACTTGCCGGCCGCAATGGAGCAGGCAAATCAACTATTTTAAAGGTAATTGCCGGGCTACAAGACTACGATGAGGGTCAACTAGCGATATCGAAAGATACATCAATTGGTTATTTGCCCCAGCATATGCAAATTGCCGATACGCAAACCGTGATGGAAGAAACGCTCACGGCTTTTGAGCATATCAATGAGTTGGAAAATGAAATAGCCCACCTGAATAAAGCCATTGCAGAGCGTTACGATTATGAATCTGATGAATACATGGAACTCATCACCCGTGTAACAGACAAAAACGAACGTTACCAAATGATGGATGGTGATAAACGTATAGGTTTTGCTGAGCAAACACTCGCAGGCCTGGGTTTTGAATCAAAAGACCTGAAAAGACCAACATCAGAATTTAGCGGTGGGTGGCGCATGCGTATTGAGCTGGCTAAAATATTATTGCAACAACCCGATGTCTTGTTGCTCGATGAACCAACGAACCATCTTGATATTGAAAGCATCTCGTGGCTTGAAGATTTATTAAAAAACTACCGTGGAGCTGTCATTATGGTGTCGCACGACAGGTTTTTTCTGGATGCCATTACCAACCGCACAATTGAAATCTCCCTGGGTCAAATTTATGATTACCCGGTACCTTATACAGAATATACAAAGTTAATGAAAGAGCGGCGGGAGCAACAAAAAGCCGCCTATGAGAACCAGCAGAAAAAGATCAAAGAAACCGAAGAGTTTATCGAAAAGTTTCGATACAAAGCTACCAAAGCGGTTCAGGTGCAAAGCAGGGTAAAAATGCTCGAGAAGATGGAACGTATCGAAATCGACGATATGGATTCAACGGTGATGAATTTACGTTTCCCTCCCGCGCCAAGGGCAGGCGATATTGTTATTGATGCTGATGATGTAGGGAAACATTTTGGCGATCATGAAGTTTTCAGCAATGCCAATTTCACCATTGAACGGGGCGAGAAAATAAGTTTTGTTGGTAAAAATGGTGAAGGGAAAACAACCCTTGTACGCATCATAATGAAGGAAATTGAACATGAGGGAAAATTAAAAACCGGACACAATGTAAAAATTGGGTATTATGCGCAAAACCAACCCGAGCAGATGAACCCGAACAAAACTGTATTTGAAACCATAGACGACCTTGCAACAGGAGACATGCGCACAAAAACCCGCGATATTTTGGGATCATTCCTTTTTGGCGGCGAAGATATCGATAAAAAGGTTAGTGTGCTTAGTGGTGGAGAAAGGGCAAGGCTTGCCATCGCCTGCATGCTACTAAACCCGATTAACCTGCTTGTTATGGATGAGCCCACACACCATTTAGACATGTATTCGAAAGATGTGCTTAAAAAAGCTTTAAAAAATTTTGACGGAACGCTCATAATTATCTCACACGACAGGTATTTTCTGGAGGGACTAACGCAAAAAACTTATGAATTTCGGGAAAAAAGGGTGATTGAGCATTTGGGAGGAATTGAAGAGTTCATTCGAAAACGCAAACTGGAACGTCTCAATGAACTTAACACAACTTCGGGCATCAAAAGCAAATCAGATAAAGCCAGCTCTGACAACGCTAATGCAAGCAATAAGGACCTTTACGCAGCCAGGAAAACCTTAGACAAGGACATTCGCAAAGCAGAGAAAAAAGCCACGGAAATGGAGCAGGCAATAACGGATTATGAAAAAGCTATTGAAGCTGTGAATGAAAAAATGGCTGATCCGGAAAAAGCCGAATATGAAAAAGACAGTAATGAGTTAAAAACGCTGGAGCAAAAACTATCTGAAGCTATGGAAAATTGGGAAGCAGCCCTGCAGAATGTAGAAATGCTTAAAGAAAAAAGGGAAGCATTAAAATAA
- a CDS encoding homing endonuclease associated repeat-containing protein, producing MKRLNLNNEEKKQLSRQEIKRVAERLGKPPTKIEYKGQEDTRISYGQIVYLYGTWNAAVHDAGLPINLYRLPPSNEISKEELIQEFIKAANAEGKMPSFRLFRKHSDFSLTPFIRHFKSWNSVKQYVYDHYRDELRFAPPKILPKRKRRKRQEQ from the coding sequence ATGAAGCGACTAAATTTGAATAACGAAGAAAAGAAGCAGCTTAGCCGCCAGGAAATCAAGCGGGTTGCGGAAAGGCTAGGTAAACCGCCTACAAAAATAGAATATAAAGGGCAGGAAGATACACGTATCTCATATGGTCAAATTGTCTATCTTTATGGAACATGGAATGCTGCAGTACACGATGCAGGTTTACCGATAAACTTATATAGATTGCCACCGAGCAACGAGATTTCTAAGGAAGAGCTTATACAGGAATTTATTAAAGCTGCAAATGCTGAAGGAAAGATGCCTTCTTTCAGGCTTTTTAGAAAACACAGCGATTTTTCTTTAACGCCATTTATACGGCATTTTAAATCCTGGAATAGTGTGAAGCAATATGTTTACGATCACTATCGTGATGAACTGCGTTTTGCACCACCTAAGATTTTACCAAAACGCAAACGCCGAAAGCGTCAGGAACAATAA